In the genome of Drosophila yakuba strain Tai18E2 chromosome 3R, Prin_Dyak_Tai18E2_2.1, whole genome shotgun sequence, one region contains:
- the LOC6536271 gene encoding uncharacterized protein LOC6536271, with protein sequence MGHLQLDFHAIPKLHGRENYWQWRILLKTYLEANDLWKHNEPKESPETKFLILASVTADKIEPSYDDQSCSYIFQNMESRFGPFS encoded by the exons ATGGGTCACCTGCAGTTGGATTTCCATGCCATACCCAAGCTCCATGGTCGGGAGAACTATTGGCAGTGGCGCATCCTCCTGAAGACCTATCTGGAGGCCAATGATCTGTGGAAGCACAACGAGCCCAAGGAG AGCCCGGAAACTAAATTCCTGATTTTGGCCAGCGTTACGGCCGATAAGATTGAGCCATCCTACGATGACCAAAGCTGTTCGTACATTTTCCAAAACATGGAGAGTCGATTCGGGCCCTTTAGTTAG
- the LOC6536275 gene encoding uncharacterized protein LOC6536275, with protein MIGEFEDADIFHDCRSDDEETPEIEVGGGDEVICKQAPRFDDPVQIRAVLERAATATQRLLRCYGGTDCVPTRPLMTRFYPATLEVSARLHTDDKCPCPKDRQCKLMGDPVTLKLPIELNPESGQVKVNIFQPKSIGTFCGCNAPGNQNTSKSRRSSVKWSNKDEVCPDCQEPYQNS; from the coding sequence ATGATTGGCGAATTTGAAGACGCAGACATCTTCCATGACTGTCGTAGTGACGATGAGGAGACTCCAGAGATTGAAGTGGGCGGTGGTGATGAAGTGATCTGCAAGCAAGCGCCTCGCTTCGACGATCCCGTCCAGATTCGAGCCGTTTTGGAGCGGGCAGCCACCGCCACACAGCGGTTGTTGAGGTGCTATGGAGGCACTGATTGCGTGCCAACTCGTCCTTTGATGACACGTTTCTATCCGGCCACCCTGGAGGTCAGTGCCCGTCTACACACGGACGACAAGTGTCCTTGCCCCAAGGACAGGCAGTGCAAGCTGATGGGCGATCCAGTGACCCTGAAGCTGCCAATCGAACTGAATCCGGAGAGCGGCCAGGTCAAAGTCAACATCTTCCAGCCCAAGTCGATTGGCACCTTCTGCGGATGCAATGCACCTGGAAATCAGAACACGTCGAAAAGCAGGAGATCGAGTGTAAAATGGTCCAACAAGGACGAAGTATGTCCCGATTGCCAGGAACCTTATCAAAACTCGTGA
- the LOC6536276 gene encoding intracellular protein transport protein USO1 isoform X3, with amino-acid sequence MAENQTQTTSSKGCNMSRTAHILAPHNGTVGRRTDPGSKLKESFQTGKHDIEDWQTMAKNKLKRKKKLSSSLTSVGDTVNQEKRTRIEGIQLHCRGKLRPKDTQSFEAEKGPTTGSQKLMGKSEKDRERPVIIGGVTTTNVIAAPPQRIKRKLQENMDTIQKLNALTEQLRLEVNELKSSLITERGAVRALRAQNDADSRRWKSEVKKLQHTLEMAKKSNGIKKANESGPESSGTHVTADGLINYEIQRLTNEIAVLKEANRNKEEKTQIMGQADRLKAADMRQLKNAYENRLTHIQKSAKIEITRLLEEIKTKERNIGQLRKDLLALQSPKKLKQNEAKVPATTKPKTNPNETSQKPKKPTTKPAGETKAKTEPDTDTDISEQNPIRQAQVTPEITQLKNIELINNTKNAHKSALEMRTTMKSSQPNGLDDAPTRMRAPDEMRATTWMTTLLGSHSHSHTHSHPAAAKSKDPNSDTDSALSSAPPSISPQPPSSGSDSGVIWQTLQDMDKLQKEAEMYQKENERLQTEVQLMKQELDAAEKAAMSSGKKQAQIGELMQRVKELEEKQSSLEDEASELREQNELLEFRILELEDDSDKMESTCEGHCQSLQDLLEQSAQQLEDRDKRCLQQLLQCVQQLDLDAMMPGDQNRTETPRRHNPAHSHSHSQGHNHRIVATVQPYSNCATPTAPPTPSKRHCSQVSSWQSSSLSESGVFVECDLPSNPVAHPHLQFYQERLEQLEGKLLIYESSGETQARHLAQRLQRELQLEKDLKELADRVELLIEQNALLEEAKCEFEEAENDTRLHLQRNEVELEIIRQRNVELEFGKEALGAKYQDCRAEVLILREDLAAAETQLEHLQAERKQARKELQDLRRSLPLLLIFRLLSLAKMGNEMSTPEASPRLSSGYTSSMHQDRDSSAKIQTAEFGLGQAGFTDSGEGREIVYLREEVKSLRGQLKELNARHYEAMETADSHWVDLEQQYKEREEAHQAKEASLKQKIAQLQDCLREDSRAATEKIQQLEEGELALKTCLVRMTKEHRDLLTENRTLQCSLESLMAKMDVEAENKMPLTEALENERRKSQALMDDLTFAKKVQQNTEDQLRQETDALRTQIFNIKKEYLHIEVTNSELKEEVGTLENKIRQMENQMKDSEERARCLEDELRTKDEQCQLLERKLGVIPEGYSLADELHDSPAKRAKKDEVPNLQAASQGLGVALLDLEGRDFGLPLHKDFQAIASSVKQLADTLLSQSPSENARL; translated from the exons ATGGCTGAAAACCAAACACAAACGACCTCTAGCAAGGGATGTAATATGAGCAGGACCGCCCATATCCTGGCGCCCCACAATGGGACTGTGGGCCGCCGGACGGATCCCGGCTCCAAACTCAAAGAGAGCTTCCAGACGGGGAAGCACGATATCGAAGACTGGCAAACTATGGCCAAGAATAAGTTGAAACGCAAGAAGAAACTGAGCAGCTCCCTGACTTCCGTGGGGGATACGGTGAATCAGGAGAAGCGCACCCGCATCGAGGGCATACAGCTCCATTGTCGCGGCAAATTGCGACCCAAGGATACTCAATCCTTCGAGGCAGAGAAGGGCCCAACTACAGGATCCCAGAAGCTAATGGGAAAGTCAGAAAAGGATCGAGAACGACCCGTAATCATTGGTGGCGTGACTACCACAAATGTGATAGCAGCACCTCCACAGAGGATCAAGAGGAAACTGCAGGAGAACATGGACACCATCCAGAAGCTAAACGCCCTCACGGAGCAACTGCGTCTGGAGGTGAATGAACTGAAGTCCAGTCTGATCACAGAACGCGGTGCAGTGAGGGCCTTAAG GGCTCAAAATGACGCAGATAGTCGTCGGTGGAAGAGTGAAGTGAAGAAGCTGCAGCACACGCTGGAAATGGCCAAGAAGAGCAACGGTATAAAGAAGGCCAACGAATCGGGCCCAGAATCGAGTGGTACACATGTGACCGCCGATGGCCTCATCAACTATGAAATCCAAAGACTGACTAACGAGATTGCCGTGCTGAAGGAAGCGAATCGAAACAAGGAGGAGAAGACCCAG ATTATGGGGCAGGCTGATAGACTCAAGGCTGCCGATATGCGGCAATTGAAGAACGCGTACGAAAACCGATTGACTCACATACAGAAATCAGCCAAAATTGAAATAACACGTTTG CTAGAGGAAATAAAGACCAAAGAACGTAATATAGGACAACTGAGGAAGGACTTGCTGGCACTGCAGAGTCCCAAGAAGCTGAAGCAGAATGAAGCCAAAGTGCCAGCGACGACGAAACCCAAAACGAACCCCAACGAAAcgagccaaaagccaaagaaacCCACTACGAAGCCAGCGGGagaaacaaaagctaaaaccgaaccagatacagatacagatatatcCGAGCAAAATCCCATACGCCAGGCTCAAGTTACACCTGAG ATAACCCAACTCAAGAACATTGAGCTAATCAACAATACGAAAAATGCACATAAATCAGCGCTCGAGATGCGCACAACAATGAAGAGCAGTCAGCCGAATGGATTGGATGATGCTCCTACACGGATGAGGGCCCCCGACGAGATGAGGGCCACCACTTGGATGACGACGCTGCTAGGCAGCCATAGCCACAGCCACACTCACAGCCATCCGGCAGCAGCCAAGTCGAAG GATCCCAATTCGGACACGGACTCGGCCTTGTCCTCGGCCCCGCCCTCCATTAGCCCGCAGCCGCCCTCCAGCGGATCCGACAGCGGCGTGATTTGGCAGACA CTGCAGGACATGGACAAGCTGCAAAAGGAAGCGGAAATGTACCAGAAGGAGAACGAACGCCTGCAGACGGAGGTGCAGCTGATGAAACAGGAGCTGGATGCCGCGGAGAAGGCGGCCATGAGCAGTGGCAAGAAGCAGGCTCAGATCGGGGAGCTGATGCAGCGCGtcaaggagctggaggagaagcAGTCGAGCTTGGAGGACGAGGCCAGCGAACTGAGGGAGCAGAATGAACTCCTTGAGTTTCGCATACTCGAGCTGGAAGATGATAGCGATAAG ATGGAGAGCACCTGCGAGGGCCACTGCCAGAGTCTGCAGGATCTGCTGGAGCAGTCTGCCCAGCAGCTGGAGGATCGGGACAAGCGCTGCTTGCAACAATTGCTGCAGTGCGTCCAGCAACTGGATCTGGATGCCATGATGCCAGGCGATCAG AACCGGACGGAAACTCCCAGAAGGCACAATCCAGCGCATAGTCACAGCCACAGTCAAGGTCACAACCATAGGATCGTAGCCACAGTTCAGCCGTATAGCaactgtgccacgcccacagcgcCGCCCACGCCCAGCAAGAGGCACTGCAGCCAGGTGAGCTCGTGGCAGAGCAGCAGCCTCAGCGAGAGCGGAGTGTTCGTGGAGTGCGATCTGCCCTCGAACCCCGTTGCCCATCCGCACCTGCAGTTCTACCAGGAGAGATTGGAGCAGTTGGAGGGCAAGCTGCTGATCTACGAGAGCAGTGGCGAGACCCAGGCCCGGCACTTGGCCCAGAGACTGCAGCGGGAACTGCAGCTGGAGAAGGATCTCAAGGAGCTTGCGGACCGCGTGGAATTGCTGATCGAGCAAAACGCACTGTTGGAGGAGGCCAAGTGTGAGTTCGAGGAGGCCGAGAACGATACACGACTCCATTTGCAGCGTAACGAGGTGGAATTGGAAATTATTCGTCAGCGCAACGTGGAGTTGGAGTTCGGCAAGGAAGCACTGGGCGCCAAGTACCAGGATTGCAGGGCGGAGGTACTAATCCTTCGCGAGGACCTTGCAGCAGCTGAAACCCAACTGGAGCACCTCCAGGCCGAAAGAAAGCAGGCCAGAAAGGAGCTACAGGATCTGCGAAGATCGCTGCCCTTACTCCTGATCTTTCGCTTGTTATCACTTGCCAAAATGGGCAACGAGATGTCCACCCCGGAAGCCAGCCCCCGCCTCTCCTCGGGCTACACCTCTTCTATGCACCAGGATCGAGACTCCAGTGCCAAGATCCAAACAGCGGAGTTTGGCCTCGGTCAAGCGGGATTTACCGACTCCGGAGAGGGTCGGGAGATCGTTTACCTAAGGGAAGAGGTCAAGAGCCTGCGTGGCCAACTGAAAGAGCTCAATGCCCGGCACTATGAGGCCATGGAAACGGCAGACTCCCACTGGGTGGATTTGGAGCAGCAGTACAAGGAGCGCGAGGAGGCCCACCAAGCCAAGGAGGCCAGCCTCAAGCAAAAGATAGCCCAACTGCAGGATTGCCTCCGCGAGGATTCCCGAGCAGCGACCGAAAAGAtccagcagctggaggagggGGAACTGGCACTGAAGACCTGCCTGGTCCGCATGACCAAGGAGCACCGTGACCTGCTCACCGAGAATCGCACACTACAGTGCAGCCTGGAGAGTCTGATGGCCAAAATGGATGTGGAGGCGGAGAACAAGATGCCCCTGACGGAGGCTTTGGAGAACGAGAGGCGCAAGAGCCAGGCATTAATGGATGACCTCACCTTTGCCAAGAAGGTGCAGCAGAACACCGAAGATCAGTTGAGACAGGAGACGGATGCACTGCGCACCCAGATCTTCAACATCAAGAAGGAGTACCTGCACATCGAGGTCACCAACAGCGAGCTGAAAGAGGAGGTGGGCACGCTGGAGAACAAAATCCGCCAGATGGAGAACCAGATGAAGGATTCGGAGGAACGGGCACGCTGCCTGGAGGACGAGCTGCGCACCAAGGACGAACAATGCCAGCTGCTGGAACGCAAACTGGGTGTTATCCCCGAAGGCTACAGCCTGGCCGATGAACTCCATGATAGTCCTGCAAAGCGGGCCAAGAAGGATGAGGTGCCGAACCTCCAGGCCGCTAGCCAGGGACTGGGCGTGGCACTACTTGATCTAGAG GGTCGTGATTTTGGTCTACCCCTCCACAAGGACTTCCAAGCGATTGCGTCCAGTGTGAAGCAGCTGGCGGATACCCTCCTCTCACAGAGTCCGTCCGAG AATGCCCGGCTCTGA
- the LOC6536270 gene encoding phenoloxidase-activating factor 2: protein MTQFGRLCWLPLLQWLLIGSGLGVRAWSFGPVQSDASQDTSRVPQPSDVASTANHTILARQLIVGTLLPPQVPPGTWPPVPSIVNPGTSYCQCVPPGSCANPLPTAPSDGSGQIDIRIVNNGGYPTAPTTSSTLTCSYGLVACCQAGSYQCGRRFPPPPGSTAAGPGQASFGAYPWQAALLTTADVYLGGGALITAQHVLTAAHKVYNLALTSFKVRLGEWDASSTSEPIPAQDVYISNVYVNPSFNPTNLQNDVAILKLSTPVSLTSKSTVGTVCLPTTSFVGQRCWVAGWGKNDFGATGAYQAIERQVDVPLIPNANCQAALQATRLGSSFVLSPTSFICAGGEAGKDACTGDGGSPLVCTSNGVWYVVGLVAWGIGCAQAGVPGVYVNVGTYLPWIQTTLTL, encoded by the exons ATGACTCAGTTCGGTCGCTTGTGttggctgccactgctgcagTGGCTCCTCATCGGATCAGGATTAGGTGTGCGTGCTTGGAGCTTTGGACCAGTTCAATCGGACGCCAGCCAGGATACAAGTCGAGTGCCCCAACCCAGCGATGTGGCGAGCACAGCGAATCACACAA TACTCGCCAGGCAGCTGATTGTGGGCACCTTGCTGCCACCGCAGGTTCCGCCGGGCACCTGGCCACCGGTGCCCTCTATCGTGAATCCCGGAACGAGCTACTGTCAGTGCGTTCCACCCGGATCCTGCGCCAATCCACTGCCCACCGCACCCAGCGATGGCAGTGGCCAGATAGACATCAGGATTGTGAACAATGGAGGCTAT CCCACTGCTCCTACCACATCCTCCACGCTGACCTGTAGCTATGGTCTGGTGGCCTGCTGCCAGGCGGGAAGCTATCAGTGTGGGCGCAGGTTTCCTCCTCCACCGGGATCCACGGCCGCAGGACCTGGACAGGCCAGTTTCGGAGCATATCCTTGGCAGGCCGCACTGCTGACCACCGCGGATGTATATCTGGGTGGTGGAGCACTGATCACCGCACAACATGTTCTGACCGCCGCCCACAAAGTTTACAATCTGGC GCTCACTTCGTTTAAGGTTCGTCTGGGGGAATGGGACGCCAGTAGTACGAGCGAACCGATTCCCGCCCAGGATGTGTACATCTCGAATGTGTACGTGAATCCGTCCTTCAATCCCACCAATCTGCAGAACGACGTGGCCATCCTGAAGTTGTCCACACCCGTTTCGCTGACCAGCAAATCCACGGTGGGCACAGTCTGTCTGCCCACCACCAGTTTTGTAGGTCAGCGGTgctgggtggctgggtgggGCAAGAATGACTTCGGTGCCACAGGTGCGTACCAGGCCATTGAGCGGCAGGTGGACGTGCCCCTGATTCCCAATGCCAATTGCCAAGCGGCGCTGCAGGCCACCCGCCTGGGCTCCTCCTTCGTCCTCAGTCCCACCAGCTTCATTTGTGCCGGCGGAGAAGCTGGCAAGGATGCGTGCACCGGGGATGGGGGTTCTCCGCTGGTCTGCACTAGCAACGGCGTCTGGTACGTGGTGGGTTTGGTGGCGTGGGGCATTGGATGCGCCCAGGCAGGAGTTCCGGGTGTCTATGTGAATGTGGGCACCTATCTGCCCTGGATCCAAACCACGCTGACTTTATAG
- the LOC6536273 gene encoding uncharacterized protein LOC6536273, with amino-acid sequence MDEERSNPPIDSSIAQSDYSRGRLMNQSSMTLTRGYDSTRLLFKGENFQQARSEQDFFFDCQGPGEDSPKEGRSATSRCKLDDPAAIREALERAANATQMLLKNFDTTGWNQPCAVTLELTARLVDPKKGRAGCPLHGKPVTVQMPLEFNPQSGKVARCQQKKPPVGRQRKETMCQCRLQRSRPAPRGPKPSSECPALMYMHHERHSNSDPNSRHQQTELSHLRDHWKPSKTQRSQQSDCEDPRAKPSQTEDSFLRKHHTPSNPDNGPSCSCSLKRSKSADPPAVKAHPCGLGHQEKPSSKKPCSQKSSGTGPEPTSFKSAITACTKELLDPCSCGTNPPYWAGQSNLVTGPSYSRAMDPSKSFKSSNTLAPLHKPGASLGRSKSLASLSSKPNPPTQSGVTWLSALKDPESEGCPAKEEKCPPFTYTATQTDQEPSMSSHPQSHPNYRSMTSKSSTSRVINPRNQLSFGVGEETSATTRSQSIVGKVTCLCGSEHQTAKGFVSSLADREYTEGAEQIQIVPCPSTRIQHPSGFAQFNDCQTSQFDPSPSSRSRKGRDEFCDCDASDNDSELSDPIQTSLHTHRSLSGASCLCKGDATPPEEPAKLTCVSKQCQCSSKDDLRGMQSAQDGTGYQTPEDPCGMACCSRKERIMILMEKLTSPSCDCGVSRSCLTQQLFRELTLLLRSEKENAVAPADEPSPPPLTFDECCATQHDRNGEEEPAEKPLSKRELQRVECFHQLEEYLCKCFLPPAEPQIPETDIYAFELDPDFPPDPEPPKSPEEKDKMKPCQCPEPFFDIGNALTCSGDGLDDDFFRDCEDDEDAKKCDCKDDDRATGEPDLCQSLKAFIDKELQEILAEEINKEVDEGEEPKTPTTVLKEICERPTVAAPPEEEEKSEKIECPYLGMVSCPPWTTQQTDWADFPYNLDPCAQKESPSPPPKGPRTGLLPEGPLPPDVRNLCEQLLRKALKDCGLCGDDGSLHSCEDDVCEECALDCEECPEDCPLEKCDEFDDECPQEEQGCLCCHCRALICDEECKTVSNTLRSAMCDPLCEMKYFIDSIIVDMHAMDCVLGNKQAKPKHIKAKTANYKGGPGDSFPVKITGVCGLGDTALYVRWNVEDCRAIAGYEIYMDGHLKNRFYSFRHEAGVITNVDVTNPHLIVLRALAVGQEFPGEGPGKDGGQDCGCQEMAVSHPELKAGAQRPWSPSFFYYDPNQMPPSEGVQ; translated from the exons ATGGACGAGGAACGCTCCAATCCGCCCATCGATTCGAGCATCGCTCAAAGTGACTACTCGCGTGGTCGGTTAATGAACCAAAGCTCCATGACATTGACTCGCGGATATGACTCCACCCGACTGCTTTTCAAGGGCGAAAACTTCCAGCAGGCGCGCAGCGAACAGGACTTCTTCTTCGACTGCCAGGGTCCGGGGGAGGATTCGCCGAAGGAGGGCCGAAGTGCCACCAGCCGGTGCAAGCTGGATGATCCGGCAGCGATACGAGAGGCTCTGGAACGGGCGGCCAACGCCACTCAGATGCTACTAAAGAACTTTGACACGACCGGCTGGAATCAGCCGTGTGCCGTCACCCTGGAGTTGACCGCTCGGTTGGTTGACCCCAAGAAGGGTCGCGCCGGTTGTCCGCTGCACGGGAAACCCGTCACCGTCCAGATGCCGCTGGAGTTCAATCCGCAGAGCGGCAAGGTGGCCAGGTGCCAGCAAAAGAAACCGCCGGTCGGCAGGCAACGCAAGGAGACCATGTGTCAGTGCCGCTTGCAGCGTTCGCGTCCCGCTCCAAGGGGTCCAAAGCCCAGCTCAG AATGCCCGGCTCTGATGTACATGCACCATGAGCGACATTCCAACAGCGACCCCAACTCCCGCCACCAACAAACCGAGCTATCCCACCTGAGAGATCACTGGAAGCCGTCGAAAACCCAACGGTCGCAACAATCTGACTGTGAAGACCCACGTGCAAAGCCTTCGCAGACGGAGGACTCCTTTCTCCGGAAACACCACACGCCCTCGAACCCGGATAATGGGCCGTCCTGCTCATGCTCGCTGAAGAGGTCCAAGTCCGCCGATCCACCAGCTGTTAAAGCCCACCCATGTGGGCTGGGTCATCAGGAGAAACCCAGCTCAAAGAAGCCCTGCTCCCAGAAGTCATCGGGGACGGGACCAGAGCCCACTTCCTTCAAGAGTGCTATAACAGCTTGTACCAAGGAGCTCCTCGATCCCTGCTCTTGTGGCACCAACCCACCATACTGGGCTGGCCAAAGCAACTTGGTAACCGGTCCATCCTACAGTAGGGCAATGGACCCCTCCAAATCCTTTAAGAGTTCGAACACTCTCGCTCCCTTGCATAAACCAGGAGCCAGCCTTGGTCGTTCCAAGAGTTTGGCCAGTCTGTCCAGTAAACCTAACCCGCCAACCCAGAGTGGTGTCACTTGGTTGTCCGCCTTAAAGGATCCGGAGAGTGAAGGCTGCCCTGCCAAAGAAGAGAAATGTCCTCCATTTACCTACACCGCTACCCAGACTGATCAGGAGCCTTCAATGAGTTCACATCCTCAGAGCCACCCAAACTATCGCAGTATGACATCCAAATCAAGTACTTCCAGGGTGATAAACCCGCGCAATCAACTCTCCTTTGGGGTAGGCGAGGAGACCTCGGCCACCACACGATCCCAGTCTATTGTGGGCAAGGTCACCTGCCTATGCGGATCGGAGCATCAGACCGCCAAGGGCTTTGTTTCGAGCCTGGCCGATCGGGAGTACACCGAGGGCGCAGAACAGATCCAGATTGTGCCATGCCCCTCCACAAGAATACAGCATCCATCCGGGTTTGCCCAGTTCAACGATTGTCAGACCTCTCAGTTCGACCCCAGTCCCTCTTCCCGTTCTAGGAAGGGTCGCGATGAGTTTTGCGACTGTGATGCTTCTGATAACGACTCCGAATTGTCCGATCCCATCCAGACCAGTCTTCATACGCACAGGAGTCTCTCCGGTGCTAGTTGCCTGTGCAAAGGCGATGCCACTCCACCGGAGGAACCCGCAAAGTTAACGTGTGTCAGCAAGCAATGTCAGTGCTCTTCGAAGGACGACCTTCGGGGGATGCAAAGTGCCCAGGATGGCACTGGCTATCAGACACCAGAGGATCCATGCGGGATGGCCTGCTGTTCGCGTAAAGAGCGCATCATGATCCTCATGGAGAAACTCACCAGTCCATCGTGCGATTGCGGCGTGTCTCGTTCCTGCCTGACCCAACAACTTTTCCGGGAACTGACACTACTCCTGAGATCAGAAAAAGAGAATGCAGTTGCTCCAGCGGATGAGCCAAGCCCACCACCTCTGACCTTCGATGAGTGCTGTGCCACGCAACATGATCGCAATGGGGAAGAGGAACCAGCCGAAAAACCCCTGTCAAAGAGGGAGCTCCAACGAGTCGAGTGCTTCCATCAGCTGGAGGAATACCTCTGCAAGTGCTTCCTGCCGCCGGCGGAACCTCAGATCCCTGAAACCGACATCTATGCTTTCGAACTGGATCCGGACTTTCCACCAGATCCCGAACCGCCAAAATCTCCAGAGGAAAAGGACAAAATGAAACCTTGTCAGTGCCCGGAGCCATTCTTTGACATTGGAAATGCACTAACCTGTTCGGGTGATGGCTTGGATGATGACTTCTTTCGCGACTGtgaggacgacgaggatgcTAAAAAGTGCGACTGTAAGGACGATGATAGAGCAACTGGAGAGCCGGATCTGTGTCAATCTCTTAAAGCATTCATCGACAAGGAACTGCAAGAAATTCTTGCGGAGGAGATCAACAAGGAAGTCGATGAAGGCGAAGAACCAAAAACACCCACCACAGTACTGAAGGAAATCTGTGAGAGACCTACAGTCGCGGCGCCACCGGAAGAAGAGGAGAAATCCGAAAAGATTGAGTGTCCATATTTAGGCATGGTGTCCTGTCCTCCTTGGACCACACAGCAAACGGACTGGGCAGACTTCCCCTACAACTTAGATCCCTGTGCCCAAAAGGAGTCACCTAGCCCGCCGCCCAAGGGTCCACGTACTGGACTGTTGCCCGAAGGACCTCTGCCACCCGATGTGAGAAACCTCTGCGAGCAGCTCCTCCGGAAAGCTCTCAAGGATTGTGGACTATGCGGTGACGATGGAAGTCTGCACTCCTGCGAGGATGATGTATGCGAAGAGTGCGCGCTCGACTGTGAGGAATGCCCGGAAGATTGTCCGTTGGAAAAGTGCGACGAATTCGATGACGAGTGTCCCCAGGAAGAACAAGGATGCCTTTGCTGCCACTGTCGCGCTCTCATATGCGACGAGGAGTGCAAGACGGTTTCCAATACCCTGCGCTCCGCAATGTGTGATCCACTGTGCGAAATG AAATACTTTATAGACTCGATCATCGTTGATATGCATGCCATGGACTGTGTGCTCGGCAACAAGCAAGCCAAACCAAAG CACATTAAGGCAAAAACAGCGAATTACAAAGGTGGACCGGGCGATAGTTTTCCCGTCAAAATCACAGGTGTTTGCGGTTTGGGTGACACCGCTCTCTACGTCCGATGGAATGTGGAGGACTGTCGCGCTATAGCAGGATATGAG ATTTACATGGATGGGCATTTGAAGAACCGATTCTACAGTTTTCGTCACGAGGCCGGAGTTATTACCAATGTGGATGTGACCAATCCGCACCTGATTGTGCTGCGTGCCCTTGCGGTGGGTCAGGAATTCCCCGGCGAGGGTCCCGGTAAGGATGGGGGCCAGGACTGCGGCTGCCAGGAGATGGCAGTTTCACATCCCGAATTGAAGGCGGGAGCTCAGAGGCCGTGGTCGCCCAGTTTCTTCTATTATGATCCCAATCAAATGCCGCCGTCGGAGGGCGTGCAATAG
- the LOC6536269 gene encoding uncharacterized protein LOC6536269 — MSFRRDHQYGSIVRNTIVARSNRPVINRMLRSARLDSTIGQNPAKAAKAKRMETKAQLMQKERSSSTGMSGFSKLTSRDGLVGKDYWNAAIEDVEFSAACRFQPRIPVIDYSLVLPPRLRERVKRIQNYDYSKSDEDIYIRDEMQEVRPEDYMSAESSEKSDEEDDHVLLEIGRKKVEEYFNESDHSDIVRMEHEFEKFDLKLDEPVGHTHRVVDKSSWYAKFLCAPRDKRVSWQSRVEHPGQNYSLVTLDEQAENLMDASAERFVEWLNSFGTLESNLTPEKVKNLFSIKGDRTLLASVKTDPKEVNAIAQTVADKWNKPHMAIELKYEKHINDHASRVNQKPLLSAFGRTVPLKDRPWLKRSGDTAIKTVYPEDLLTREKIFKGITHLRSTTALIDFYLAHPELERPQYLLQSGDFEESSASESVAEVPLYELLGLRY; from the exons ATGTCCTTTAGAAGGGACCACCAGTATGGATCGATTGTGCGGAACACGATTGTGGCGCGGTCCAATCGGCCAGTTATCAACCGAATGTTGCGCTCCGCTCGACTGGACTCCACGATTGGCCAGAACCCAGCCAAGGCAGCTAAGGCCAAGCGGATGGAGACGAAGGCGCAGCTCATGCAGAAGGAGCGATCATCCAGCACGGGGATGAGCGGCTTCTCCAAGCTGACAAGTCGTGATGGACTGGTGGGCAAGGATTACTGGAACGCGGCCATTGAGGATGTGGAGTTCAGTGCCGCCTGCCGCTTCCAGCCGCGCATTCCCGTCATTGACTATTCCCTTGTGCTGCCGCCTCGATTGCGCGAGCGGGTCAAGCGCATCCAGAACTACGACTACTCCAAGTCGGATGAGGATATCTATATCAGGGACGAAATGCAGGAGGTGCGACCCGAGGACTACATGAGCGCCGAGAGTTCCGAAAAGAGTGACGAGGAGGATGACCACGTG CTGCTTGAAATTGGTCGCAAGAAGGTGGAGGAGTACTTCAACGAGAGTGACCACTCGGATATTGTGCGCATGGAGCACGAGTTCGAGAAGTTCGATCTGAAGCTGGATGAGCCAGTGGGCCACACCCATCGTGTCGTGGACAAGTCCAGTTGGTACGCGAAGTTCCTGTGCGCCCCGCGCGATAAGAGAGTCAGCTGGCAGAGTCGCGTGGAACATCCTGGCCAGAACTACTCCTTGGTCACGCTGGACGAACAGGCTGAGAACCTCATGGATGCG TCAGCGGAACGTTTTGTCGAGTGGCTGAACTCCTTTGGCACCTTGGAAAGCAACTTGACCCCGGAGAAGGTTAAGAACCTTTTTTCCATCAAGGGGGATAGAACTCTGTTGGCCTCCGTGAAGACAGATCCCAAGGAGGTCAACGCCATTGCTCAGACTGTGGCCGATAAATGGAACAAGCCCCAT ATGGCCATTGAGCTGAAGTACGAGAAGCACATCAATGACCACGCTTCCCGAGTGAACCAGAAGCCCCTGCTCAGTGCTTTTGGACGCACTGTCCCGCTGAAGGATCGTCCCTGGCTGAAACGATCCGGAGACACCGCCATTAAGACGGTCTATCCGGAGGATCTGCTGACCCGCGAGAAGATCTTCAAGGGCATCACCCACCTGCGAAGCACCACTGCCCTCATCGACTTCTATCTGGCCCATCCGGAACTGGAGCGGCCACAGTATCTCCTGCAGAGCGGTGACTTCGAGGAGTCCAGTGCCAGTGAATCCGTGGCTGAGGTGCCGCTTTACGAACTCCTGGGATTGCGTTATTAA